Part of the Leptospira terpstrae serovar Hualin str. LT 11-33 = ATCC 700639 genome, ATTCTTGGGTTGGAATTTTCTCCAAGGCTATTTTTTCTAAGGTTATCTCTTTGGCTTTCGGGTTGGAAAAAATAGGTCGTAAATACCTTCTTCTTCCATCAAATCCGGTTTGTTCCAAAAGACCGAGTTTTTTTAGAGAAGTGATGAGTCTAGAAATGGTATCCATCTTGAGACCAAGAACTTCACCAAAATATCGGTTAGATGCAAAACACCCGCCTTTATCATGTAAGGATACAATTTCTGCATATAATTTGGTTTGGCTATGAGAGAGATTCAATTTCTCAATCCAAACGGGAATCCAAATTCCTGTTCGATTTGTTTTCATTTTAGGTTCCTTCTCCCAAACGAACACATCTCCGGCTACGAGCGTTTGGTTGTTTTATGCCAATACACCTATGGTGCATCTCCCCTACACTACTTTGGAAAGTTTGTTTTTGTTTCTGACAAACCTTCGGTCAAACTAGAGAAGAGAAAGTTTGGAAGTTCTTACGAACGTCCTCTCGGAACTTTTTTAGAAATTCCGGTTTGAACAATAACGGCATTGTGGTAGAGCCGTGTTCGGTTGTGTGACCCGAACGTTCCCCATATGTACAAGTTTAAAATTTTCGTCAAGTGAAAAATGAGACATAATTCTGGTGAGGTCTCATTGGAATTGATATTTGGGGAGGGATGGAAAATGGCCCCGGGTCGCTACCACACTTCCCAGGGCTTTTATTGTTCAACCCGGTTAAGGATTAAGAACAATTTAGCCTTCTATGGAATGGAGTACAAGTTTTTTTCTATTCCTTTGCTAAAAAAATAAGTTCAGGGAAACTCTCTTGAAATTGGAAAATTTCGAAGATTTATTTTTTGAACTTACGAATGGTTTCCTCAAGGATCGTTTTTTCCTTTTGTAGCAGAGAGATTTTTTCCTTAATTTTAAGAAGTTTGGATTTTAGATCCTTTAGTTCTAAATTGCCTAGTTTGGGTTTTGTTTGTTTAGGTTTGTTTGGTTTTAATGGACGAACAAAATCCCTAAGGTCGTTACGAGAAGGGAAGTCACCTTTTTTCTCTAACCCTTTGATAAGATAATCGATAGCTTTTTTTCTATTGGGAACATCGAGTGGAGCAATTTCGGTGAATAAACTTGTAGGAATTTGGAAGATGGGGTGACTTTTGTCTGATGTTGTATTGATATTTGATTCTTTTAGAATTTCTGCATGAGCGATTTTTGTTTTTACCCACTGTCCAGATTTGTTGATACGTTTTGCCAATTGTTCATTGGTTTCTTTGTGTCTATTTTTTAGTTCTTGGAGTGAAAGTGCCAAATCAGATTCTGAAAGATCTTCACGTTGCAAGTTTTCTACCAACTTGATTTCGGGTAATTTAGAAACATCAATTTGTTCTACGTTTTTAACGATCGCAAGAATGGTTTTTCTTTTGAGAAGTTTGTGTGCTCTGAAACGTCTTTCTCCATTGATGAGTTCATATTTCCCTGCTTTTTTTCTGACAACAATTGGTTGTAAAAGTCCATATTGGGAAATAGATTCTGCTAATTCTCGGATAGTGGATTCGTTAAATGTTCTTCGTGGGTTGTTTTCTGTTAATATCTGGTCGATAGGGATGTCTGTTGCATTGTGATTAGTAGTCCCTTCTTCTTTTAGGAATGGGTTTAGAGAAGAGGTTCTAGCTGTGGCTCTAGAAAGAATATCTGCTGGATTATAGTTTGCTTTGTTTTTCATAATTTTGATAAAGTACGCCGGCGTACTTTATTTTAGTTTCTCCGCTAAAGTTTCAAAAGCTTTCCAAGGGGTGCTTCCTTCTTGTAGAGGTTTTCCGGTTTCTGTACGGTCCCGAATGCTGTCATTTTTCGGAATCGGTTCCAGGATTTTTAACGACTTTATTGTGTTTAGTTTTTCGAGAAGGTCCATTTGTTTTTGGGAAGTCCCCCACTGAGAGGGGAGAATCATCACTGATTTTTTTTTGGATTGTTCATCGAACCTTTCTGCTTCTTCTACTTTTTTGAGAACTTGAGCAACAGTCCGTACTGCCCATTTGGAAGGTGTTACTGGGACAAGAATAACTGATGCAGGTAAATAAGAGGCTATGTTTTCTGAAGATCCTGATCCGGGTGTGTCGATTACTACGTAATCGTATTTGGCCTTCAGTAAAATGTTTTTTAGGCGAGGGATCATGGAAAAATCTTTTGATGCAAGATAACTTAAATCGGAAAGTTCGATGATTGAGGGTAATACATCTATGTTGTTTGCTGGTTTTACAGACTCGGCTAGTGTTGTCTCTGCGTTTAAAACAGTGAGAGTGTTTCCTGAATCAAAAAATTCAACTGGTTCTTCAGGGAAAAAGAAGTCGGAAAGATCTGCTTGTGGGTCCATGTCTATAGCTAAGGTGGTGCCTTTTTTGGAAAGAGCCAGAGCTAAATGGATGGCAGTAGTTGATTTGGAAGTTCCGCCTTTGATATTGGCAACTGTTATGATCTTCATTGCAAAATGAGTTTGCGATTTAGCCTTCTTGGTGCAATTAAAAATCAATTTCTAGAATATTTTTTAAAAAGTACGCCGGCGTACTTCGAATTCTGATGAATCTTTGAGACTTCACCTATGGATCTTTATGTGAATTTATATTATAAAATAACCTCTGCGCAAAGGATCGTAGCGGAAATCCTTTCCCAGGGGGAAAGATTGCAGCGGAGAGCCTGGTCGTTTGTCGGGAGACAAGGATAGAGTAAGAGATTCGATGCGCCCAAATATTTTCTTCGGGTTTTTATTTTGGCTTTGGAGAAAAAATTCTTGTACTATTTTTTGCGGATTGTTAGAGTGATCGTAACCCCTTTAACCGGGTGATGTAAACTCTCTGGATTGTGTGGAAGCAGTTCAGAGAGACTTCTCTCCTCTAATATCCCCTACTCTTTCTAAAAAACTTTTGTTACAATGTTTCAGAACGGACCCGTTCTAATTAATTTGCCATCTAGCAGATGCGTTCGGGCTTAGAATTATGTCACATTAAAACTTGACAGAAAATGGAATCTGGTGCTAATAGAGATAGGGTAGGGGAGGTGTCTCCATACCCAAAAGCGGTCTTCCACAATTTAAACCGCTTAAATACATCACCTGGAATTCAAAAGAATTCCAAATAGGACGTTCGTAAGAACTTCCCAGTTTTTTAGTAACAGCACCGAAGGTTTGTCTTTCTGTTGTTACAAATCCAAAGGAAGAAACCTTCTTTTGGAAGCCGAAGGCTTTTGTTGGGCACAAGGGGTCGTTATGAGTGAATCAAAAAGAACAGGTGTTTGGGTCGCCCAATGGATGGAAGATTTGGGTCTTACGCCGAATCAGACTAGGTTGTATGCAGAGATAGTTTCTTTGGATGCAAAGGGCGGATGTTTTGCTTCGAATGAATATTTAGGAGCAGTTTTGCGATTGAAACGAGATACGGTGTCACGATTGGTTTCGCAACTAAAAGCAAAGGGGCTTTTGAAACAAACTGGTTTTGAT contains:
- a CDS encoding ParA family protein codes for the protein MKIITVANIKGGTSKSTTAIHLALALSKKGTTLAIDMDPQADLSDFFFPEEPVEFFDSGNTLTVLNAETTLAESVKPANNIDVLPSIIELSDLSYLASKDFSMIPRLKNILLKAKYDYVVIDTPGSGSSENIASYLPASVILVPVTPSKWAVRTVAQVLKKVEEAERFDEQSKKKSVMILPSQWGTSQKQMDLLEKLNTIKSLKILEPIPKNDSIRDRTETGKPLQEGSTPWKAFETLAEKLK
- a CDS encoding helix-turn-helix domain-containing protein yields the protein MKTNRTGIWIPVWIEKLNLSHSQTKLYAEIVSLHDKGGCFASNRYFGEVLGLKMDTISRLITSLKKLGLLEQTGFDGRRRYLRPIFSNPKAKEITLEKIALEKIPTQELKEVVETLQVRPTKNSNAGLEKIQPSFISTLEVQNKVQKKSPWEEFKSWSERTLSKSTHSQISNLPSPESLQGALNLIWKNWMETQNNIPLWKIPQM
- a CDS encoding ParB/RepB/Spo0J family partition protein — protein: MKNKANYNPADILSRATARTSSLNPFLKEEGTTNHNATDIPIDQILTENNPRRTFNESTIRELAESISQYGLLQPIVVRKKAGKYELINGERRFRAHKLLKRKTILAIVKNVEQIDVSKLPEIKLVENLQREDLSESDLALSLQELKNRHKETNEQLAKRINKSGQWVKTKIAHAEILKESNINTTSDKSHPIFQIPTSLFTEIAPLDVPNRKKAIDYLIKGLEKKGDFPSRNDLRDFVRPLKPNKPKQTKPKLGNLELKDLKSKLLKIKEKISLLQKEKTILEETIRKFKK